The Halobacteriovorax sp. DA5 genome includes the window AAGAGCGATTTGGTGCATTCCACCTATCGCTCACAAGCTCACTTGCAACCTGCTGAGAACGACTGAAGTCCACATTTTCTGGCGCATAAGTTACGCCTGGGTCTTGTTGAACGTGAAGAGTTTGCGTAGGGAAGGCAAAGTTAATACCATGCTTCTTGGCCGCTCTTAAAATATCTAATAAGAATTTATGCTTTTCATTTAATTCGTCATCCCAACTTGGAACTTCCCAAAACATATAGACAAGAATATTTAGAGAGCTTGCTCCCATCGAATTAAAATATACTTGGAAGTTATCCTTTCTTGTCATTGGATGAGCAACGATAATCTGACGGATACTCTCGCAAAAGTTTTCAATCTTTTCTGGAGGAGTCGCGTAATCGATACCTAGAGTTGTATTAAAGCGACGATATCTTCTGCGTCCAAGGTTGTCGATATTGGCATTGATAAGGTTTCCGTTTGGAACTGATAGCAGGGAGTTGTGAAATGTTCTGATACGAGTTGAGCGCATACCAACTTCTTCAATAATACCTTCGATATCATTATTAATCTTTACCCAATCTCCAATTGTAAATGGGTTATCAAAGAGAACTGTAAATGAACCAAATAGGTTAGAGATTGTATCCTTGGCAGCAAGAGCGAAGGCGATACCACCAATCCCCATACCAGCAAGAATTGATTTCATATCTAGCTCGAGTGCATCTCCAATGAAGATGATTCCAACTGCGTAAATAAAAAATCTGGCAGTCTTTCTGATAAGTGGAACGACAATATCATCAAATTTATTTTCTGTTTCACGTGCTTTGTCTTCTAGATAGAGACAAATAACAGTGAGAAGTTGATTTAGGATAAATACCACAGAGATTGCCATGACAATATCACAGGCCTTAACAACAAGAACGAGTGCATCTGCAGGGAGATCAATCCATGTTGCTAGCGTTTGAAATACATAGGCAAAAGCAAGACTACCAAAAGGAGAGGTTAGTCTATTTTGTTGTTTCTCTGTAAAAGTGATATTTCTTTTCTTTAAAATTGAAATTGTTTTTGCTGCAATATAGTAGCGAATGATTCGGTCAACGATAAAGCTTAAAAGAGTAATTACAAGAAGCAGAATCCAGTGAATATTTAAAAGTAGAAAGCGCTGATGAAATGTCCATGCTGGAAGGTATTCTTTTAATCGATCCTTAGGGGATTGGCTGTAAACGACATCCTTAGCAACTTTTTTACCTTTAAGAGAGAGGTCATAGAAGCGAAGGGAGTTCATCGTCTCCTTTGTAAATAGCCACACCATCTTGTCGCCACGTTGTACTTGGCGAATTGATATCTCAACATTGTGATCTTTATTTTCTACTTGGACGACTTCTTTACGGTAGTACCAAACTCCATCATCTACCTTTCGTGGGATCTTCTTTACATCTATATATTCAATACGATCAAAAATAGTGATTAGAGTTCGTGAGAAATCTTTAAGCTTAAAATCTTTTACTGTCTCTG containing:
- a CDS encoding mechanosensitive ion channel family protein encodes the protein MNKFFLQIFLILVLILKAQVFAQKLPPLDLSSPRSTMNYFLKSMKAYKLGNERGLDQAILALDGRHIPETVKDFKLKDFSRTLITIFDRIEYIDVKKIPRKVDDGVWYYRKEVVQVENKDHNVEISIRQVQRGDKMVWLFTKETMNSLRFYDLSLKGKKVAKDVVYSQSPKDRLKEYLPAWTFHQRFLLLNIHWILLLVITLLSFIVDRIIRYYIAAKTISILKKRNITFTEKQQNRLTSPFGSLAFAYVFQTLATWIDLPADALVLVVKACDIVMAISVVFILNQLLTVICLYLEDKARETENKFDDIVVPLIRKTARFFIYAVGIIFIGDALELDMKSILAGMGIGGIAFALAAKDTISNLFGSFTVLFDNPFTIGDWVKINNDIEGIIEEVGMRSTRIRTFHNSLLSVPNGNLINANIDNLGRRRYRRFNTTLGIDYATPPEKIENFCESIRQIIVAHPMTRKDNFQVYFNSMGASSLNILVYMFWEVPSWDDELNEKHKFLLDILRAAKKHGINFAFPTQTLHVQQDPGVTYAPENVDFSRSQQVASELVSDRWNAPNRSSQFRLK